From Pseudothermotoga thermarum DSM 5069, a single genomic window includes:
- a CDS encoding ABC transporter substrate-binding protein translates to MKRVMSVLLLVILFFSVVLSQQVTLRVIQVFTSPLRTKILEQIIQKFEEQNPGVKVELISPPYETAYQKIYLMVSAEEPLDIVEVGDWSLSALASMGKLLSLEPYLAKSELTKYLVEGVLESARTYKNTAYLLPNAIYVKTLFYRPDILSKYGITEPAKTMDELLEHCRILTRSDKNQYGFDFRGKGYPTAFIDIVMTSFFDDIDPNCMYLKKDGKLIFEDKRALEALNFYIELYKTAPKDSINWGFDEQVNAFVSGITPYLFQDPDTVGLLNELMVEGTYKTAPLPIGKGGKAYPTIGFAGWGITSYSKNKDLAWKFIEFFNSPEINALWCKEYGALPVDKRVYEMEPYFQSEKFAGWIAMFNDPEKYQFTRYPLDNEAWSEWNEPHETTMQQVLLGKLKPEAALKMWADFWKKAGLGK, encoded by the coding sequence ATGAAAAGGGTAATGAGTGTTCTTTTGCTGGTAATTCTATTCTTCTCTGTGGTTTTATCACAACAAGTTACACTCAGAGTTATTCAAGTTTTCACAAGTCCTTTGAGAACGAAAATACTTGAACAGATCATTCAAAAATTTGAGGAACAAAATCCTGGAGTAAAAGTAGAACTCATATCCCCACCTTACGAAACAGCCTATCAAAAGATTTACTTGATGGTAAGCGCTGAAGAACCTTTGGATATCGTTGAAGTTGGAGATTGGTCGTTGAGCGCTCTTGCAAGTATGGGTAAATTGCTTTCCTTAGAACCTTATCTGGCTAAGTCTGAACTGACGAAGTATTTGGTCGAAGGAGTATTGGAGAGCGCAAGAACCTACAAAAATACTGCTTACCTTCTTCCCAATGCGATATACGTGAAGACGCTTTTCTACAGGCCTGACATACTTTCAAAATATGGAATAACTGAACCTGCAAAAACGATGGATGAACTTTTGGAGCATTGTAGAATTTTAACAAGGTCAGATAAAAACCAGTATGGATTTGATTTCCGTGGGAAAGGATATCCAACAGCGTTCATTGACATAGTTATGACTTCTTTCTTCGATGATATAGATCCGAACTGCATGTATTTGAAAAAAGATGGAAAGTTGATATTTGAAGACAAGAGAGCATTGGAAGCTTTGAATTTCTATATAGAACTTTACAAAACAGCACCAAAAGATTCCATCAATTGGGGATTTGATGAGCAAGTAAACGCTTTTGTCTCGGGAATTACTCCATACCTTTTCCAAGATCCGGACACGGTGGGGTTGTTGAATGAACTTATGGTTGAGGGGACTTACAAGACCGCTCCACTGCCAATAGGTAAGGGGGGCAAGGCTTATCCAACTATTGGATTTGCCGGATGGGGTATAACAAGTTATTCCAAAAACAAAGATCTTGCATGGAAGTTCATAGAGTTTTTCAATTCGCCGGAGATCAACGCGCTTTGGTGCAAAGAATATGGCGCCTTGCCTGTGGACAAAAGAGTTTACGAAATGGAGCCATACTTCCAAAGTGAAAAATTCGCCGGTTGGATTGCTATGTTCAACGATCCAGAAAAGTATCAATTTACAAGGTATCCTTTGGACAACGAAGCTTGGAGTGAGTGGAATGAACCTCACGAGACAACTATGCAGCAAGTTTTGCTTGGAAAGCTGAAACCAGAAGCAGCGCTGAAAATGTGGGCTGACTTCTGGAAGAAGGCGGGGCTTGGCAAGTAG
- a CDS encoding HEAT repeat domain-containing protein, which yields MDVEKYKALIDRIILEKGISAIPVLLNLLEDENEEVRDIVIETIYRFGDQAKPVLLEKFKERMHKNEKNDVITLYIADILADLNEQSIKKDLYNLLQRYDDEMAHLVIYEALAKLGEGEKVVDVVGYFLIEDEYRQELAEQAIMVLANIPTKKALDYLIKAYKMEEFSNVVKQDIVKATAMLIIKNPELWDELNYLGDSKLIDDVKRMLG from the coding sequence ATGGATGTAGAGAAATACAAAGCGCTGATAGACAGAATAATCTTAGAAAAAGGCATCAGTGCTATTCCGGTTTTGTTGAACTTGCTTGAAGATGAAAACGAAGAAGTTCGAGATATAGTTATCGAGACGATATACAGATTTGGTGATCAAGCTAAACCGGTGTTACTGGAAAAGTTCAAAGAAAGGATGCACAAAAACGAGAAAAACGATGTTATAACTCTTTACATAGCAGATATTTTGGCAGACTTGAACGAGCAGAGCATTAAAAAAGACCTTTACAACTTACTTCAAAGATACGACGATGAAATGGCACACCTTGTGATTTACGAAGCTTTGGCAAAACTTGGAGAAGGAGAAAAAGTTGTAGACGTTGTTGGATACTTCCTAATTGAAGACGAATACCGGCAAGAACTGGCTGAACAAGCGATCATGGTGCTTGCGAATATACCAACTAAAAAAGCTTTGGATTATCTAATCAAAGCCTACAAAATGGAGGAATTTTCAAACGTGGTTAAACAGGATATAGTTAAAGCTACGGCAATGCTTATCATCAAAAACCCTGAACTTTGGGATGAACTGAATTACTTGGGCGATAGCAAGTTAATAGATGATGTTAAGAGGATGCTGGGTTGA
- a CDS encoding carbohydrate ABC transporter permease: MNNPRFIGFQNYVSVLNDPWFLTYVLNTIVWIGFSVLFQFVFGLILALLLNKPFFGRSVYMGLVFYPWSLSGFVIGLLWSWLLNGQFGVLNDILLKIGIIRSSVSFLSDPKLAMFSVIMVNVWYGIPFFAIMLLAALQAIPQELYEAAAIDGAGLWKQFLTITLPSLKPTIVNSVLLRIIWVMNFPDIIYGMTRGGPAGVTTTLSVYMINIVYYRNDFGKAAAVGVIITLILLSFTVLYLALLGRDE; the protein is encoded by the coding sequence ATGAACAATCCAAGGTTCATTGGATTTCAAAACTATGTGTCCGTGCTGAATGACCCTTGGTTCTTAACTTATGTGTTGAATACAATTGTTTGGATTGGCTTTTCTGTTCTTTTTCAATTCGTTTTTGGTTTAATCTTGGCTTTGCTTTTGAACAAACCATTTTTCGGTCGAAGCGTTTATATGGGATTAGTTTTCTACCCTTGGTCGCTTTCTGGTTTTGTTATAGGACTACTTTGGTCATGGCTTTTGAACGGACAGTTTGGTGTGTTGAACGATATTCTTCTTAAGATTGGTATCATTAGGTCGTCGGTGAGTTTTCTTTCCGATCCAAAATTAGCTATGTTTTCTGTGATAATGGTCAACGTTTGGTATGGAATACCGTTTTTCGCCATAATGTTGCTCGCGGCGTTGCAAGCAATTCCGCAAGAGCTCTACGAAGCGGCAGCTATAGACGGAGCTGGGTTGTGGAAGCAATTTTTGACTATAACCCTGCCATCTTTAAAGCCAACGATAGTCAACTCGGTGTTGCTCAGAATAATCTGGGTTATGAATTTCCCAGATATCATATACGGAATGACTCGTGGTGGTCCTGCTGGAGTTACAACAACCCTTTCTGTCTACATGATAAACATAGTCTACTACCGGAACGATTTTGGTAAAGCTGCCGCAGTCGGAGTTATTATAACCTTGATACTCCTTTCTTTCACAGTTTTGTACTTGGCGTTGCTTGGAAGGGATGAGTGA
- a CDS encoding carbohydrate ABC transporter permease: protein MLSKRKRIVLSTVRAIGLSIFLVCAIFPLLWIVLTSLKESTEVYTFPIRYIPSKISFDAYRYLFSFAKFHIYFKNSLVVSLLSATIATISSLLSGYTLSRFTFKGRRFILIVLFFVQMIPFYVLMIPLFTMFSKLGLTNTVTSLLVIYSGYGAAFGAIMARAFFSAIPKELEEVAWLDGCTKLQALMKVILPVFLPSVGAIFAFCFVNSWNEVFTAVLFIHSEHKMTVPVALYSFVSKAGIQWNVMAAGITIAVIPNIVVFGLARKYIVQGLTQGAIKG, encoded by the coding sequence ATGCTTAGCAAAAGAAAAAGAATTGTTTTATCGACAGTTCGAGCAATAGGCTTGAGCATATTCTTGGTTTGTGCTATCTTTCCACTTTTGTGGATTGTTCTCACATCTCTTAAGGAATCAACTGAGGTTTATACCTTTCCCATTAGATACATACCTTCGAAGATTTCTTTTGATGCGTATAGGTATCTTTTTAGCTTTGCCAAGTTCCACATTTATTTTAAAAATAGTCTAGTGGTTTCCCTTCTATCCGCAACTATCGCGACGATATCGTCTTTGCTGAGTGGTTATACGCTTTCTAGGTTTACTTTCAAGGGTAGAAGATTCATTTTGATCGTTCTTTTTTTCGTGCAAATGATACCTTTTTATGTGCTCATGATTCCATTGTTTACAATGTTTTCAAAGCTAGGACTCACCAACACCGTCACAAGTTTGCTGGTGATTTACAGCGGTTATGGTGCAGCCTTTGGTGCAATAATGGCGCGTGCATTTTTCAGTGCGATACCCAAAGAACTTGAAGAAGTAGCTTGGCTTGACGGCTGCACAAAGCTTCAAGCGTTGATGAAAGTAATACTCCCAGTTTTTCTTCCCAGTGTAGGTGCAATCTTTGCTTTTTGTTTTGTAAACAGTTGGAACGAGGTGTTTACAGCCGTTCTTTTCATTCACAGCGAACACAAAATGACTGTTCCTGTTGCACTTTATTCTTTTGTTTCCAAAGCCGGTATTCAGTGGAATGTCATGGCAGCTGGTATAACCATAGCTGTGATTCCAAACATAGTTGTTTTTGGTTTGGCGCGGAAATACATTGTGCAGGGACTAACACAAGGAGCCATCAAAGGATGA
- a CDS encoding AAA family ATPase — translation MRPVSIKVENFLGIKYANVEFEQGVFLIVGKNGAGKSSLLEAMVFALYGAGVRYGRQSPKSYVRTGSDFCQVQFTFLKNGKKYQIIRRVSENGHQAKLLENNKVIATQRSAVDDFVQKIIGASYDSFITTFLLPQGMATELLTASWSKIEEVIFDVLFPKKVLKTVQEKIAEKFQEAKTQHEIKQFELSSLRKQLEDLSAKTNKEKILQYEEYLKQIEQQLSKLELEHEIVKKAAETWKEIDQLDQQIAELEKLEKDLAQKAEKEQKIIVAKQLEAIYIRYKNDKELVQQTLQERRKTVDKLDKLQSQLEQTKLQINEKSNRLNDLNSLYETLRVKLDNLTKIRQNSEPILQKIVQLAAEKRKLEEYLSQIKRKSQDVKERIERKKQDLQKLYTASEDLNNEIQSMNNVAIAKMASLIAQHLAVGDRCPVCGNEYKGQPPIQAEINLGLYEQKLKQLEDLKGQIVAIESELAVLNKQFDSLTSDEIKLNVELEEKNQMIRTLQEDLVKEGYYQNLTKDIDELSKKLESVTKEKSLVESQISSLLESKNQITQRIEEIREELKLLDDKLKLLQERAKESETAFFEELDKASLTFEDFEKLRNLKVENALEQLKNIQIRLNDCKQRKNQLLSQMTVDRSTTYKKLAELGEEIQKLKKQRDLVINEKAVTQHLLNQIEELELKKQRCEQEYQTVYEKYQVYSLVKSTFGAKEFQAYVAKVALDQILTLANQHLNVITDGRFQLGIGPNGFVIRDFGVIRHADGLSGGEKTIVSLALAMAIAEATLGEMEAFFVDEGFSALDSENKSKMASVLKGMEKLNKVVGFVTHDPEFAEYFSRKLVVEKGGVVRWM, via the coding sequence TTGAGACCAGTTAGTATAAAGGTGGAGAATTTTTTGGGAATAAAATACGCAAATGTTGAATTTGAACAGGGAGTTTTTCTGATCGTGGGAAAAAACGGGGCAGGAAAATCTTCTTTACTCGAAGCGATGGTTTTCGCACTTTATGGTGCAGGCGTTAGGTATGGCCGGCAGAGCCCTAAAAGTTATGTTCGAACTGGTAGCGATTTTTGCCAGGTACAATTCACCTTCCTCAAAAATGGAAAAAAATACCAAATAATAAGAAGAGTGAGCGAAAATGGACATCAAGCCAAACTTCTGGAGAACAATAAGGTTATCGCCACTCAAAGAAGCGCTGTCGACGACTTTGTTCAAAAGATTATTGGAGCTTCTTACGATAGTTTCATAACGACGTTTTTACTTCCCCAGGGAATGGCTACAGAACTCTTGACGGCCAGTTGGTCGAAAATAGAAGAAGTCATATTCGATGTGCTTTTTCCAAAGAAAGTGTTGAAAACTGTTCAAGAAAAGATTGCAGAAAAATTTCAAGAGGCAAAAACGCAGCACGAAATTAAACAATTTGAACTGTCATCGCTTAGAAAACAATTAGAAGATCTAAGTGCAAAAACAAACAAAGAAAAAATTCTACAATACGAAGAGTACTTAAAACAAATTGAACAGCAACTTTCAAAACTCGAGTTAGAGCATGAAATCGTCAAAAAAGCTGCAGAAACGTGGAAGGAGATCGATCAACTGGATCAACAAATAGCAGAACTTGAAAAACTCGAAAAAGATTTAGCGCAAAAAGCCGAAAAAGAACAAAAAATCATCGTAGCTAAACAGCTGGAAGCGATTTACATTAGGTACAAAAACGATAAAGAACTTGTCCAGCAAACTTTGCAAGAGAGAAGAAAAACCGTTGACAAACTCGATAAACTTCAGTCGCAACTTGAACAAACAAAATTACAGATCAACGAAAAAAGCAATCGTTTGAATGATTTGAACAGTCTCTATGAAACATTAAGGGTAAAGTTGGACAACTTGACAAAAATACGGCAGAATTCAGAGCCGATACTTCAAAAAATAGTTCAACTTGCCGCCGAAAAGAGAAAACTTGAAGAATATCTAAGCCAAATTAAAAGAAAAAGTCAAGACGTCAAAGAGCGAATCGAAAGGAAAAAACAAGATCTTCAAAAACTTTACACTGCGTCCGAGGATTTAAACAACGAAATTCAATCCATGAACAATGTGGCGATTGCAAAGATGGCTTCTTTGATAGCTCAACATCTTGCTGTGGGAGATCGATGCCCAGTTTGTGGCAACGAATACAAAGGTCAACCGCCTATTCAAGCTGAAATAAACCTTGGGCTTTACGAACAAAAGCTAAAGCAACTTGAAGATCTAAAGGGCCAAATTGTTGCAATCGAAAGTGAACTTGCAGTATTGAACAAGCAGTTCGATAGTCTAACAAGTGATGAAATAAAACTCAACGTTGAGTTAGAGGAAAAAAATCAAATGATTCGAACACTACAAGAGGATTTGGTTAAAGAAGGGTATTACCAAAATCTAACAAAGGATATCGATGAGCTGTCTAAAAAGTTAGAAAGTGTGACAAAAGAAAAATCCCTTGTTGAAAGTCAAATTTCGTCTTTACTAGAATCAAAAAATCAGATAACACAAAGGATAGAAGAAATTCGAGAAGAATTGAAATTATTGGATGATAAGTTGAAATTGCTTCAAGAAAGGGCAAAAGAGAGCGAAACAGCCTTTTTCGAAGAACTTGACAAAGCGAGCTTGACTTTTGAAGATTTCGAAAAACTCAGAAATTTAAAAGTGGAAAACGCCTTGGAACAACTAAAGAACATCCAAATTCGATTAAACGATTGTAAGCAAAGGAAAAACCAATTGTTGAGTCAAATGACCGTTGACAGATCTACAACTTATAAAAAGTTGGCAGAATTGGGTGAAGAAATTCAAAAATTAAAGAAACAAAGGGATTTAGTGATAAACGAAAAAGCCGTGACACAACATTTGTTGAATCAAATCGAAGAATTAGAATTGAAAAAACAAAGATGCGAACAAGAATATCAGACTGTTTATGAGAAATATCAAGTCTACAGTTTGGTGAAATCAACGTTTGGTGCAAAAGAATTCCAAGCTTATGTTGCAAAAGTCGCCTTAGATCAGATATTAACGCTTGCCAACCAACATTTGAACGTAATAACCGATGGCAGATTTCAGCTTGGTATAGGGCCAAATGGATTCGTAATACGCGATTTTGGAGTTATAAGACATGCGGATGGTTTATCAGGAGGAGAAAAAACGATTGTATCCTTAGCTCTTGCAATGGCAATCGCAGAGGCAACTTTGGGAGAAATGGAGGCTTTCTTTGTTGATGAAGGTTTCTCTGCGTTGGATTCTGAGAACAAATCCAAAATGGCTTCAGTTTTGAAAGGAATGGAAAAGCTGAACAAAGTGGTTGGATTTGTCACTCATGATCCCGAGTTTGCGGAGTACTTTTCGCGCAAATTGGTTGTCGAAAAAGGTGGTGTGGTGCGATGGATGTAG